In Fimbriiglobus ruber, a genomic segment contains:
- a CDS encoding AAA family ATPase: MIRQVRIENFKSIPDLVLDLGRVTVLIGANGSGKSNILEAIATASAAAQNKLDNEFLSSRGIRTTEMQFMLSAFERSRLPIDNIGITIRRDNDIAFSCTVWADKTASYLKWKHRNTLPFLVKEIEEIVARLRDAGRSPEATFTPEFLNQLLTEKFVTLPGFLVYAPENSALRTFLAEGQILPLGIRGEGLFAHLKGLGSEKYIARMKRIKERLSLIDWFEEFEIPKDLGQGERSIRIRDRFLPDGTFFDQRSANEGFLFLLFYMTLFISPDTPAFFAIDNIDSSLNPKLCIALIQQIAILAKEYDKQVILATHNPAILDGLDLHDDEQRLLVVERNKSGHTRVHRVEAPKQVTGQSPVSLSEAFMRGYIGGLPKNF, from the coding sequence ATGATCCGCCAAGTCCGTATCGAGAACTTCAAATCCATACCGGATCTCGTTTTAGATCTTGGTCGTGTCACCGTCCTCATCGGCGCGAATGGGAGTGGCAAAAGCAACATACTGGAAGCCATTGCGACGGCGTCAGCTGCCGCCCAGAACAAGCTGGACAACGAATTTCTAAGTTCCAGAGGCATCCGGACAACCGAGATGCAATTCATGCTTTCGGCGTTTGAAAGGAGCCGCTTACCCATAGATAACATTGGAATCACGATTCGGCGAGATAATGATATTGCATTTAGTTGTACAGTTTGGGCAGACAAAACCGCATCCTATCTCAAATGGAAACATAGGAACACGTTACCATTTCTCGTGAAGGAGATTGAGGAAATTGTTGCCCGTCTGCGTGATGCAGGGCGTTCTCCAGAAGCCACATTCACTCCCGAATTCCTGAATCAATTACTTACCGAAAAGTTCGTTACCCTTCCCGGGTTTCTCGTCTACGCGCCTGAGAACTCAGCACTTCGTACGTTCCTAGCTGAAGGGCAAATCCTCCCGCTCGGGATTAGAGGAGAAGGGTTATTCGCACATCTAAAAGGGCTCGGCTCGGAGAAATACATAGCACGAATGAAAAGGATTAAGGAAAGGCTATCGCTAATCGATTGGTTCGAGGAGTTCGAGATACCCAAGGATCTTGGTCAGGGTGAGCGAAGCATCCGGATACGAGATCGTTTCCTTCCGGATGGCACCTTTTTCGATCAACGGAGCGCGAACGAGGGTTTTCTCTTCCTCCTGTTTTACATGACACTATTTATCAGTCCGGACACGCCGGCTTTCTTCGCGATCGACAACATCGATAGCTCTCTCAACCCAAAATTGTGCATCGCTCTGATTCAGCAAATTGCAATACTCGCGAAGGAATACGACAAGCAAGTCATTCTCGCGACCCACAACCCGGCGATTCTCGATGGACTCGACCTCCACGACGACGAACAGCGGCTCCTTGTCGTGGAACGGAACAAGTCGGGCCACACCCGTGTCCATCGGGTCGAGGCACCGAAACAAGTCACGGGGCAATCGCCTGTGAGCCTGTCTGAGGCATTTATGCGCGGTTACATCGGCGGTCTCCCGAAGAACTTCTAA
- a CDS encoding DUF6677 family protein, whose amino-acid sequence MTSPAPPSQPRPLDFLAATLSYLLPGLGQVLQGRIGKGVLFFVCLYGLFFYGMAMGQMKNVWLPDVSKEADADVPVVGKQLNGVPKALYYRPQFVGQFWIGIAAWPAIVQYATTEPPAERGDPPKPNGMLGHYMQALPEGDLNNLQRSEDKRWDLGWVYTVIAGVLNVLVIYDALAGPVIRDDQPAEAPPAKPAAASPPPPPPVPTPVTAEARS is encoded by the coding sequence ATGACGTCTCCCGCTCCACCGTCTCAACCGCGCCCGCTCGACTTCCTCGCCGCCACCCTGAGTTACCTGCTGCCCGGTCTGGGTCAGGTGCTCCAGGGCCGGATCGGAAAAGGGGTACTGTTCTTCGTCTGCCTGTACGGGTTGTTCTTCTACGGGATGGCGATGGGTCAGATGAAGAACGTCTGGCTGCCGGACGTGTCGAAGGAAGCCGACGCGGACGTGCCGGTCGTCGGGAAGCAGCTGAACGGCGTCCCGAAAGCCCTGTATTACCGGCCGCAATTCGTGGGTCAGTTCTGGATCGGTATCGCGGCCTGGCCGGCGATCGTGCAGTACGCGACGACCGAGCCGCCGGCCGAGCGGGGCGACCCGCCGAAGCCGAACGGGATGCTCGGGCACTACATGCAAGCCCTGCCCGAAGGCGATCTGAACAACCTCCAGCGGTCGGAAGACAAGCGGTGGGATCTGGGCTGGGTGTACACGGTCATCGCCGGGGTGCTGAACGTCCTCGTCATCTACGACGCGCTGGCCGGCCCGGTGATCCGCGACGACCAGCCGGCGGAAGCGCCCCCCGCCAAGCCGGCGGCCGCTTCCCCGCCGCCCCCGCCGCCCGTCCCGACCCCCGTGACGGCGGAGGCCCGATCGTGA
- a CDS encoding RNA polymerase sigma factor encodes MPSGAVYTLLRHLRGCPPEPGGGLPSDTELLARFEGTRDEAAFEEILRRHGPLVWGVCRRVLSNRADAEDAFQATFLVLANRAGAVRKPGALGYWLYGVANRVARRMRARRVPLPLDPQSPGAVAVEARPATDAVTAHDFLAALDEELLRLPVRYQAALVHYFLREQTQDEAARSLNVSLSTLKRRVAVGREMLRTRLAGRGIDLAVLLVGVGVAGTAAGDGVRATTLAAVLAGPGAAGFVSPTVINVAEGVTKAMWRTKLRAWATGAALAAVAAGGIGYFAYTGFSQDDVPRVAKPGGQPAADAKPGAPKPTLEPRPDDDLRQSRQEKLRLAREGLARQLEVTRGTDRAQAVYEWSLRVLDAERELDPSAAGTVAAARGHLDRMKTNVALADAVFETGRGKLWKKKQPTIAE; translated from the coding sequence ATGCCGTCCGGTGCGGTTTACACGTTACTGCGTCACCTCCGCGGCTGTCCGCCCGAGCCCGGCGGCGGGCTCCCGTCCGACACGGAACTGCTCGCCCGGTTCGAGGGAACGCGGGACGAGGCCGCGTTCGAAGAAATCCTGCGGCGGCACGGCCCGCTTGTATGGGGCGTTTGCCGGCGGGTTCTCTCCAACCGCGCGGACGCCGAGGACGCGTTCCAGGCGACCTTCCTCGTCCTCGCGAACCGGGCCGGCGCGGTTCGCAAGCCCGGCGCGCTGGGGTACTGGCTGTACGGGGTCGCCAACCGGGTCGCCCGGCGGATGCGGGCCCGGCGGGTTCCGCTCCCCCTGGATCCCCAGTCCCCCGGGGCCGTCGCCGTCGAAGCCCGGCCGGCCACCGACGCCGTCACGGCCCACGATTTCCTGGCCGCACTCGACGAGGAACTGCTCCGCCTGCCGGTCCGGTATCAGGCGGCGCTGGTCCACTACTTTCTTCGGGAACAGACGCAGGACGAGGCCGCGCGGAGCTTGAACGTCTCCCTCAGCACCCTCAAACGTCGGGTCGCCGTGGGCCGGGAGATGCTGCGCACCCGCCTCGCCGGCCGGGGGATCGATCTGGCGGTACTCCTGGTAGGCGTCGGGGTGGCGGGGACGGCCGCGGGCGACGGGGTGCGGGCGACCACGCTCGCGGCCGTCCTGGCCGGCCCCGGGGCGGCCGGATTCGTTTCCCCAACCGTTATTAATGTGGCCGAAGGAGTGACAAAAGCCATGTGGCGGACCAAACTGCGGGCGTGGGCGACGGGAGCCGCCCTGGCGGCCGTCGCGGCCGGCGGGATCGGGTACTTCGCGTACACCGGGTTCAGCCAGGACGATGTTCCCCGAGTGGCTAAACCGGGCGGGCAACCCGCCGCGGACGCGAAGCCGGGCGCGCCGAAACCCACGCTCGAACCGAGACCCGACGATGACTTGCGGCAGTCGCGGCAGGAAAAACTGAGGCTCGCACGCGAAGGACTGGCACGCCAACTCGAGGTGACGCGGGGGACCGACCGCGCGCAGGCGGTGTACGAGTGGTCGTTGCGGGTGTTGGATGCCGAGCGGGAACTCGACCCGTCCGCCGCCGGTACGGTCGCAGCTGCACGCGGCCATCTCGACCGAATGAAGACGAATGTCGCCCTGGCCGATGCGGTCTTCGAGACGGGCAGGGGCAAGCTCTGGAAAAAGAAACAGCCAACTATCGCCGAATAG
- a CDS encoding helix-turn-helix domain-containing protein: MDDLSRFCCLNETCRDHGKRGHGNLTVPMRYGPNQTRLLRCSTCRTRFSERKGTPLFDTRLPADKALSVLAHVAEGIGTRKTARLTGVHPDTVTRYIRRAGHHAEQLHDELVAFSPSDDRSPVR; the protein is encoded by the coding sequence ATGGATGACCTGAGTCGGTTCTGCTGCCTCAACGAGACGTGCCGGGATCACGGGAAGCGGGGCCACGGGAATCTGACCGTGCCCATGCGGTACGGGCCGAACCAGACCCGCCTGCTCCGGTGTTCGACCTGCCGGACGCGGTTCTCGGAGCGGAAAGGGACGCCCCTGTTCGATACCCGGTTGCCGGCCGACAAAGCCCTGTCGGTCCTCGCTCATGTGGCCGAGGGCATCGGCACGCGGAAGACCGCTCGATTGACCGGTGTCCACCCCGATACGGTCACCCGGTACATCCGCCGGGCCGGTCACCATGCCGAACAACTCCACGATGAACTCGTGGCTTTTTCCCCCTCGGACGACCGAAGTCCAGTTCGATGA
- a CDS encoding HAD family hydrolase yields MNTAPEHAVIWDVDGTLVDTAEQHFRSWEHLAAEIGRPFTRADFAATFGWRNPEIIRHLFFPDATDARCADLGLRKETFYRASVRDHGVALLPGVAKLLAASAAAGWPQAIGSSAPRGNLDQLLGVTGTLHYFDAIVSGEDVTRGKPDPEVFLAAAHKLGVDPARCVVFEDAVAGVQAAKAAGMKCVAVRFVGHHPADTLRAAGADLLVESLNEVDAGAVRSLFAKGLPR; encoded by the coding sequence ATGAACACCGCGCCAGAACACGCCGTCATTTGGGACGTGGACGGGACCCTCGTCGACACGGCCGAGCAGCACTTCCGGTCCTGGGAACACCTGGCCGCCGAGATCGGCCGCCCGTTCACCCGCGCCGACTTCGCCGCCACGTTCGGCTGGCGGAACCCGGAAATCATCCGCCACCTGTTCTTCCCCGACGCCACCGACGCCCGCTGCGCCGACCTCGGCCTCCGGAAAGAAACCTTCTACCGCGCCAGCGTCCGCGACCACGGTGTCGCCCTGCTGCCGGGAGTTGCCAAGCTCTTGGCCGCGAGCGCGGCGGCGGGGTGGCCGCAGGCGATCGGGTCGTCCGCGCCGCGCGGGAACCTCGATCAGCTCCTCGGCGTCACCGGCACTCTGCACTACTTCGACGCGATCGTGAGCGGCGAAGACGTGACCCGTGGGAAGCCGGACCCGGAAGTGTTCCTGGCCGCCGCCCACAAACTCGGCGTCGACCCGGCCAGGTGCGTGGTGTTCGAGGACGCGGTGGCCGGCGTGCAGGCGGCGAAGGCGGCCGGGATGAAGTGCGTGGCCGTCCGGTTCGTCGGCCACCACCCCGCGGACACCCTCCGCGCGGCCGGCGCGGACCTGCTCGTCGAATCGCTGAACGAAGTCGATGCCGGGGCGGTCCGGTCCCTCTTCGCGAAAGGGCTCCCCCGATGA
- the aroA gene encoding 3-phosphoshikimate 1-carboxyvinyltransferase gives MSELAFTYPARLPIVPLTATPKTSAAVPGSKSITNRALVLAALGGAPDGCLLTGALRSEDTEVMIDCLRRLGIQVQEDWAAATIRVNNPVPGGIPATVADLFVGNSGTTVRFLAAMVALGRGRYRLDGIPRMRERPIRDLLDALAQLGVKAESETGTGCPPVVIESEGFRAGSVRIRADKSSQFLSALLMAAAYAGDNPDHAATTIHLDGPRVSEPYIDMTLAMMRTWGLVVERPAPDAFRIPTGHRTAVAEYAIEPDASAASYFWAAAAITGGRVTVRDLTKASLQGDVLFVDVLEQMGCRVEECESGITVHGRPLAGVDVDMNAISDTVMTLGAVACFATGPTTIRNVAHIRHKETDRIAAVATELRKLGAGVDEFADGLTITPRPLTGCAVDTYNDHRMAMSLALIGLRISGVVVNDPGCVVKTYPGFWQDLEKLRR, from the coding sequence ATGAGCGAACTCGCGTTCACTTACCCGGCCCGCCTCCCGATCGTGCCGCTGACGGCCACGCCGAAGACATCAGCCGCCGTGCCCGGGAGCAAGAGCATCACCAACCGGGCGCTGGTCCTGGCCGCCCTCGGCGGCGCCCCCGACGGCTGTCTGCTCACCGGCGCGCTGCGGAGCGAAGACACCGAGGTGATGATCGACTGCCTCCGCCGGCTCGGCATCCAGGTTCAGGAAGACTGGGCCGCGGCGACGATCCGCGTCAACAATCCCGTGCCGGGCGGCATCCCGGCGACGGTCGCTGACCTGTTCGTCGGCAACTCGGGCACGACGGTCCGTTTCCTGGCCGCGATGGTCGCCCTGGGCCGCGGGCGCTACCGCCTCGACGGCATCCCGCGGATGCGCGAGCGGCCGATCCGCGACCTGCTCGACGCCCTCGCCCAACTCGGCGTCAAGGCGGAGAGCGAGACCGGCACCGGCTGTCCGCCAGTGGTGATCGAGTCCGAGGGATTCCGGGCCGGTTCGGTCCGCATCCGGGCTGACAAAAGCAGCCAGTTCCTGAGCGCGCTACTCATGGCGGCGGCTTACGCCGGCGACAACCCCGACCACGCCGCGACGACGATTCACCTGGACGGCCCCCGCGTCTCCGAGCCGTACATTGACATGACGCTGGCGATGATGCGGACGTGGGGGCTGGTCGTCGAGCGACCGGCGCCGGACGCCTTCCGCATCCCGACCGGGCACCGCACCGCGGTCGCCGAGTACGCGATCGAGCCCGACGCCTCGGCCGCGTCGTACTTCTGGGCCGCCGCCGCGATCACCGGCGGCCGCGTGACGGTCCGCGACTTAACCAAGGCGTCCCTCCAGGGCGACGTGCTGTTCGTGGACGTCCTCGAACAGATGGGCTGCCGCGTCGAGGAATGCGAGTCCGGAATCACGGTCCACGGCCGACCGCTCGCGGGCGTGGACGTGGACATGAACGCGATCAGCGACACGGTGATGACGCTCGGCGCCGTCGCGTGCTTCGCCACCGGACCGACGACGATCCGCAACGTCGCCCACATCCGGCACAAGGAGACGGACCGGATCGCCGCCGTCGCCACGGAACTGCGCAAGCTCGGCGCGGGCGTCGACGAGTTCGCGGACGGGCTGACGATCACGCCGCGGCCGCTGACGGGCTGCGCGGTCGACACGTACAACGACCACCGGATGGCCATGAGCCTCGCGCTGATCGGGCTGAGGATCTCGGGTGTGGTCGTCAACGACCCGGGGTGCGTGGTGAAGACGTACCCCGGCTTCTGGCAGGATCTGGAAAAGCTGCGGAGGTGA
- a CDS encoding DUF418 domain-containing protein, with protein MQPATETGSRATPTERIIGYDVARALAILGMVVVHFSLVLAADRSGPGWLTAVLSLLDGRAAATFVVLAGVGVTLMSRRVVLGADKDGVARARAVLVRRGVVLLVLGFLNLRIWPGDILRVYGVSLLLASRLIPASDRRLWLVALGCAAGFVALLLALDFGQNWDWATLTYHHLWTPAGLVRNLFYDGFRSVFPWAGFLFFGMWLGRLDLGNRAVNSRVLLIAAGTALGAEAVSRLCVAYFLAHPGGMDVETIRALFGTESMPALPLFLLASGGAATAVIALCVRLTGREPSRGWRPLVATGQMALTWYFAHIMLGLGTVVALDLVGSQSLPVAAGCGVGFFAVAVLVSSVWKMVFRHGPLEWVMRKVAG; from the coding sequence GTGCAACCCGCCACGGAAACCGGGTCGCGAGCCACCCCAACCGAGCGGATCATCGGGTACGATGTCGCCCGCGCTCTTGCCATCCTGGGGATGGTGGTCGTCCACTTTTCCCTCGTCCTGGCGGCCGACCGCAGCGGCCCCGGCTGGCTCACCGCCGTCTTGAGCCTCCTCGACGGCCGGGCCGCGGCCACCTTCGTCGTCCTCGCCGGCGTCGGCGTCACCCTGATGTCCCGGCGGGTCGTCTTGGGCGCGGACAAGGATGGCGTTGCCCGGGCGCGGGCGGTTCTCGTCCGCCGCGGGGTCGTTCTCCTCGTTCTCGGGTTCCTGAACTTGCGGATCTGGCCCGGAGACATTCTCCGCGTCTACGGCGTGTCGCTCCTGCTGGCCTCCCGCTTGATCCCGGCGTCCGACCGTCGGCTGTGGCTCGTCGCCCTCGGCTGCGCGGCCGGCTTCGTGGCTCTGCTCCTCGCGCTGGATTTCGGGCAGAACTGGGACTGGGCCACGTTGACCTACCACCACCTCTGGACCCCCGCGGGCCTGGTCCGCAACCTGTTTTACGACGGATTCCGGAGCGTCTTCCCGTGGGCCGGGTTCCTCTTCTTCGGGATGTGGCTCGGCCGGCTGGACCTGGGCAATCGGGCAGTGAACAGCCGCGTCTTACTTATTGCGGCGGGCACAGCGCTCGGTGCGGAAGCCGTCTCGCGACTCTGCGTCGCGTACTTCCTCGCCCACCCGGGTGGGATGGACGTCGAGACGATCCGGGCACTGTTCGGGACCGAGTCGATGCCGGCACTGCCACTCTTCCTGCTGGCGAGCGGCGGGGCAGCGACGGCCGTCATCGCCCTGTGCGTCCGCTTGACGGGGCGGGAGCCGTCCCGCGGGTGGCGGCCGCTGGTCGCCACGGGCCAGATGGCGCTCACCTGGTACTTCGCCCACATCATGCTCGGCCTGGGCACGGTCGTCGCCCTCGACCTGGTGGGCTCACAGTCGCTGCCGGTCGCCGCGGGGTGCGGGGTCGGTTTCTTCGCGGTCGCGGTCCTGGTTTCCAGCGTTTGGAAGATGGTCTTCCGGCACGGCCCGCTCGAATGGGTCATGCGAAAGGTCGCAGGATAG
- a CDS encoding HD domain-containing protein: MDKTVVRAREFAVSAHGDQRYGDRPYADHLDAVAALLAPYGEQAQAIGYLHDVVEDTATSLEDVRREFGDDVAAIVGIVTDEPGANRRDRKARTNAKLSAVASGKELALVVKAADRLANLRESAAGGPASKLGMYRREHPEFQAAAHRPGLCDELWREMDRILS; encoded by the coding sequence ATGGACAAAACGGTAGTACGTGCCCGGGAGTTCGCCGTCTCAGCCCACGGTGACCAACGTTACGGCGACCGACCGTACGCCGATCACCTCGACGCCGTGGCCGCACTCCTCGCCCCGTATGGCGAGCAGGCCCAGGCCATTGGCTACCTCCATGATGTCGTCGAGGATACTGCAACCTCCCTTGAAGACGTGCGGAGGGAGTTCGGCGACGACGTGGCGGCCATCGTGGGAATCGTGACCGACGAACCAGGGGCGAATCGGAGGGACCGGAAAGCCCGCACCAACGCCAAGCTGTCCGCCGTCGCGAGCGGGAAAGAGTTGGCCCTGGTCGTCAAGGCCGCCGACCGGTTGGCCAACCTCCGCGAGTCGGCCGCCGGCGGCCCAGCGTCCAAACTGGGGATGTACCGCCGGGAACACCCGGAGTTCCAAGCAGCCGCACACCGCCCGGGGTTGTGTGACGAGTTGTGGCGGGAGATGGATCGCATCCTGAGTTGA
- a CDS encoding TIGR02996 domain-containing protein — protein MDEEAFLRAIGAAPDDHTVRLVYADWLEERADPRAELVRLQVRLREAADDDPSHAPLQAREQELRAGCPVYWLARLDPPVWCVVGNIVDTRPSVVGEGARHGTRLFRPNAKIFLATRNHWHALLAPDRYARESIEVVGQHRKSREWIGSWVRVALTANWRVRLVHHPGALVRLREAGWAGFWLRPHEFQCPPERGSVECLQALFEAIFATLRRPE, from the coding sequence ATGGACGAGGAAGCGTTCCTTCGCGCGATCGGAGCGGCGCCCGACGACCACACCGTCCGGCTGGTATATGCGGACTGGCTGGAGGAGCGGGCAGACCCGCGGGCCGAGTTGGTCCGCTTGCAGGTCCGATTGCGGGAGGCGGCAGACGACGATCCGAGCCATGCCCCGCTTCAAGCCCGTGAGCAAGAGCTGCGGGCCGGCTGCCCTGTGTACTGGCTGGCCAGGCTCGACCCCCCGGTCTGGTGCGTGGTCGGCAACATCGTGGACACCCGCCCGTCCGTGGTCGGCGAGGGGGCTCGTCACGGCACGCGGTTATTTCGGCCGAACGCCAAGATTTTCCTGGCGACCCGCAACCACTGGCATGCTCTGTTGGCTCCGGACCGGTACGCCCGCGAGAGCATCGAGGTGGTCGGGCAGCACCGCAAGTCGCGGGAGTGGATCGGCAGCTGGGTGCGGGTCGCGCTGACAGCCAACTGGCGCGTCAGGTTGGTTCACCACCCGGGTGCGCTGGTCCGCCTGCGGGAGGCCGGGTGGGCGGGGTTTTGGCTGCGGCCACACGAGTTCCAGTGCCCGCCCGAGCGGGGGTCCGTCGAGTGCCTGCAGGCGCTGTTCGAGGCCATCTTCGCGACGTTGCGCCGGCCCGAGTGA